The following are encoded together in the Primulina tabacum isolate GXHZ01 chromosome 18, ASM2559414v2, whole genome shotgun sequence genome:
- the LOC142532236 gene encoding pentatricopeptide repeat-containing protein At1g80550, mitochondrial-like isoform X1, translating to MLFSIPSKIQCLYLPLSFLPSHLQFLVCYRNFLTKVPPFPPNPMTNSSEKRPKSNLFNSTTTPTTALFKHSDFLPTTVLETLTCYDNDWKLALEFFDWVEMNCGFLHTTQTFNKIIDILAKVFEFDTAWRMIERMRKNQCTFPDYITFRIMFKRYVAAHLVKEAIDTFDKLVEYNLRDETSFSNLIDALCEYKHVIEAEELCFKNTRDGNYNLLFGFNVESTKICNMILRGWFKMQWWRKCREFWEEMDRRGVPKDLYSYSIYMDIQCKSGKPWKAVKLYKEMKKKRIHLDVVAYNTVIRAVGIYEGVDMAVRLYKEMIELGCEPNVVTFNTILKQLCENGRCREAHKLLNLMTKRGCGPNIVTYHCFFTCLEKPSEILNYFDKMIESGVRPRMDTYVMLLRKFGRWGFLRLVFHVWKTMEEHGQTPDAFAYNAFIDALLQKGLVDKAHKYDEEMLMKGLSAKPRVELGTKQESEELGQVGEFQSGI from the exons ATGCTCTTTTCAATCCCCTCCAAAATCCAATGTTTATACTTACCTCTCTCTTTTCTTCCTTCCCACCTTCAATTTCTTGTGTGTTACCGCAATTTCCTTACCAAGGTACCACCATTTCCTCCAAACCCTATGACAAACTCCAGTGAAAAGCGCCCAAAATCGAATCTTTTTAACAGTACGACGACTCCGACCACAGCCCTCTTCAAGCATTCAGATTTTCTGCCCACTACTGTACTTGAAACCCTCACTTGTTACGATAATGACTGGAAGCTCGCCCTGGAGTTTTTTGATTGGGTTGAAATGAATTGCGGTTTCCTTCACACCACTCAAACCTTCAACAAGATCATTGACATTCTTGCTAAGGTTTTTGAGTTTGATACCGCTTGGAGAATGATAGAAAGAATGCGGAAAAATCAATGCACATTTCCCGATTATATTACATTTCGTATAATGTTTAAGCGTTATGTTGCTGCCCATCTTGTTAAAGAAGCAATTGATACTTTTGATAAGTTGGTAGAATATAATTTGAGGGATGAAACCTCCTtctcgaatttgattgatgcTTTGTGTGAGTACAAACATGTGATAGAAGCTGAGGAGCTGTGCTTCAAAAATACGAGGGATGGTAATTATAATTTGTTGTTTGGTTTCAATGTTGAAAGTACCAAAATATGTAACATGATTTTACGGGGATGGTTTAAAATGCAGTGGTGGAGAAAATGTAGGGAGTTTTGGGAGGAGATGGATAGGAGGGGTGTTCCAAAGGATTTGTATTCATACTCGATATACATGGATATCCAATGCAAGAGCGGGAAGCCGTGGAAGGCAGTTAAGTTGTACAAGGAGATGAAGAAGAAGAGAATCCACTTGGATGTTGTGGCATACAACACTGTTATCCGTGCTGTTGGGAtttatgagggggttgatatgGCTGTGAGGCTGTATAAAGAAATGATCGAGTTAGGCTGTGAACCAAATGTCGTGACTTTTAACACAATTCTGAAACAATTGTGTGAAAATGGGAGGTGTAGAGAGGCACATAAATTGCTCAATCTGATGACTAAGAGGGGTTGTGGTCCAAACATAGTAACGTATCATTGCTTTTTTACGTGCCTTGAAAAGCCATCGGAGATTCTCAATTACTTTGATAAAATGATCGAAAGTGGGGTTAGACCAAGGATGGACACGTATGTCATGCTCTTGAGGAAGTTTGGCAGATGGGGTTTCCTTCgacttgtttttcatgtctgGAAGACGATGGAAGAGCATGGGCAGACCCCCGATGCGTTTGCATATAATGCTTTTATTGATGCTTTACTGCAGAAAGGTTTGGTTGATAAGGCACACAAATATGATGAAGAGATGTTAATGAAAGGGCTTTCAGCTAAGCCACGAGTTGAATTAGGAACAAAGCAAGAGAGTGAAGAGCTTG GACAAGTTGGTGAGTTTCAGTCAGGAATATGA
- the LOC142532236 gene encoding pentatricopeptide repeat-containing protein At1g80550, mitochondrial-like isoform X2, protein MLFSIPSKIQCLYLPLSFLPSHLQFLVCYRNFLTKVPPFPPNPMTNSSEKRPKSNLFNSTTTPTTALFKHSDFLPTTVLETLTCYDNDWKLALEFFDWVEMNCGFLHTTQTFNKIIDILAKVFEFDTAWRMIERMRKNQCTFPDYITFRIMFKRYVAAHLVKEAIDTFDKLVEYNLRDETSFSNLIDALCEYKHVIEAEELCFKNTRDGNYNLLFGFNVESTKICNMILRGWFKMQWWRKCREFWEEMDRRGVPKDLYSYSIYMDIQCKSGKPWKAVKLYKEMKKKRIHLDVVAYNTVIRAVGIYEGVDMAVRLYKEMIELGCEPNVVTFNTILKQLCENGRCREAHKLLNLMTKRGCGPNIVTYHCFFTCLEKPSEILNYFDKMIESGVRPRMDTYVMLLRKFGRWGFLRLVFHVWKTMEEHGQTPDAFAYNAFIDALLQKGLVDKAHKYDEEMLMKGLSAKPRVELGTKQESEELV, encoded by the exons ATGCTCTTTTCAATCCCCTCCAAAATCCAATGTTTATACTTACCTCTCTCTTTTCTTCCTTCCCACCTTCAATTTCTTGTGTGTTACCGCAATTTCCTTACCAAGGTACCACCATTTCCTCCAAACCCTATGACAAACTCCAGTGAAAAGCGCCCAAAATCGAATCTTTTTAACAGTACGACGACTCCGACCACAGCCCTCTTCAAGCATTCAGATTTTCTGCCCACTACTGTACTTGAAACCCTCACTTGTTACGATAATGACTGGAAGCTCGCCCTGGAGTTTTTTGATTGGGTTGAAATGAATTGCGGTTTCCTTCACACCACTCAAACCTTCAACAAGATCATTGACATTCTTGCTAAGGTTTTTGAGTTTGATACCGCTTGGAGAATGATAGAAAGAATGCGGAAAAATCAATGCACATTTCCCGATTATATTACATTTCGTATAATGTTTAAGCGTTATGTTGCTGCCCATCTTGTTAAAGAAGCAATTGATACTTTTGATAAGTTGGTAGAATATAATTTGAGGGATGAAACCTCCTtctcgaatttgattgatgcTTTGTGTGAGTACAAACATGTGATAGAAGCTGAGGAGCTGTGCTTCAAAAATACGAGGGATGGTAATTATAATTTGTTGTTTGGTTTCAATGTTGAAAGTACCAAAATATGTAACATGATTTTACGGGGATGGTTTAAAATGCAGTGGTGGAGAAAATGTAGGGAGTTTTGGGAGGAGATGGATAGGAGGGGTGTTCCAAAGGATTTGTATTCATACTCGATATACATGGATATCCAATGCAAGAGCGGGAAGCCGTGGAAGGCAGTTAAGTTGTACAAGGAGATGAAGAAGAAGAGAATCCACTTGGATGTTGTGGCATACAACACTGTTATCCGTGCTGTTGGGAtttatgagggggttgatatgGCTGTGAGGCTGTATAAAGAAATGATCGAGTTAGGCTGTGAACCAAATGTCGTGACTTTTAACACAATTCTGAAACAATTGTGTGAAAATGGGAGGTGTAGAGAGGCACATAAATTGCTCAATCTGATGACTAAGAGGGGTTGTGGTCCAAACATAGTAACGTATCATTGCTTTTTTACGTGCCTTGAAAAGCCATCGGAGATTCTCAATTACTTTGATAAAATGATCGAAAGTGGGGTTAGACCAAGGATGGACACGTATGTCATGCTCTTGAGGAAGTTTGGCAGATGGGGTTTCCTTCgacttgtttttcatgtctgGAAGACGATGGAAGAGCATGGGCAGACCCCCGATGCGTTTGCATATAATGCTTTTATTGATGCTTTACTGCAGAAAGGTTTGGTTGATAAGGCACACAAATATGATGAAGAGATGTTAATGAAAGGGCTTTCAGCTAAGCCACGAGTTGAATTAGGAACAAAGCAAGAGAGTGAAGAGCTTG TATGA
- the LOC142532236 gene encoding pentatricopeptide repeat-containing protein At1g80550, mitochondrial-like isoform X3: MLFSIPSKIQCLYLPLSFLPSHLQFLVCYRNFLTKVPPFPPNPMTNSSEKRPKSNLFNSTTTPTTALFKHSDFLPTTVLETLTCYDNDWKLALEFFDWVEMNCGFLHTTQTFNKIIDILAKVFEFDTAWRMIERMRKNQCTFPDYITFRIMFKRYVAAHLVKEAIDTFDKLVEYNLRDETSFSNLIDALCEYKHVIEAEELCFKNTRDGNYNLLFGFNVESTKICNMILRGWFKMQWWRKCREFWEEMDRRGVPKDLYSYSIYMDIQCKSGKPWKAVKLYKEMKKKRIHLDVVAYNTVIRAVGIYEGVDMAVRLYKEMIELGCEPNVVTFNTILKQLCENGRCREAHKLLNLMTKRGCGPNIVTYHCFFTCLEKPSEILNYFDKMIESGVRPRMDTYVMLLRKFGRWGFLRLVFHVWKTMEEHGQTPDAFAYNAFIDALLQKGLVDKAHKYDEEMLMKGLSAKPRVELGTKQESEELV, translated from the exons ATGCTCTTTTCAATCCCCTCCAAAATCCAATGTTTATACTTACCTCTCTCTTTTCTTCCTTCCCACCTTCAATTTCTTGTGTGTTACCGCAATTTCCTTACCAAGGTACCACCATTTCCTCCAAACCCTATGACAAACTCCAGTGAAAAGCGCCCAAAATCGAATCTTTTTAACAGTACGACGACTCCGACCACAGCCCTCTTCAAGCATTCAGATTTTCTGCCCACTACTGTACTTGAAACCCTCACTTGTTACGATAATGACTGGAAGCTCGCCCTGGAGTTTTTTGATTGGGTTGAAATGAATTGCGGTTTCCTTCACACCACTCAAACCTTCAACAAGATCATTGACATTCTTGCTAAGGTTTTTGAGTTTGATACCGCTTGGAGAATGATAGAAAGAATGCGGAAAAATCAATGCACATTTCCCGATTATATTACATTTCGTATAATGTTTAAGCGTTATGTTGCTGCCCATCTTGTTAAAGAAGCAATTGATACTTTTGATAAGTTGGTAGAATATAATTTGAGGGATGAAACCTCCTtctcgaatttgattgatgcTTTGTGTGAGTACAAACATGTGATAGAAGCTGAGGAGCTGTGCTTCAAAAATACGAGGGATGGTAATTATAATTTGTTGTTTGGTTTCAATGTTGAAAGTACCAAAATATGTAACATGATTTTACGGGGATGGTTTAAAATGCAGTGGTGGAGAAAATGTAGGGAGTTTTGGGAGGAGATGGATAGGAGGGGTGTTCCAAAGGATTTGTATTCATACTCGATATACATGGATATCCAATGCAAGAGCGGGAAGCCGTGGAAGGCAGTTAAGTTGTACAAGGAGATGAAGAAGAAGAGAATCCACTTGGATGTTGTGGCATACAACACTGTTATCCGTGCTGTTGGGAtttatgagggggttgatatgGCTGTGAGGCTGTATAAAGAAATGATCGAGTTAGGCTGTGAACCAAATGTCGTGACTTTTAACACAATTCTGAAACAATTGTGTGAAAATGGGAGGTGTAGAGAGGCACATAAATTGCTCAATCTGATGACTAAGAGGGGTTGTGGTCCAAACATAGTAACGTATCATTGCTTTTTTACGTGCCTTGAAAAGCCATCGGAGATTCTCAATTACTTTGATAAAATGATCGAAAGTGGGGTTAGACCAAGGATGGACACGTATGTCATGCTCTTGAGGAAGTTTGGCAGATGGGGTTTCCTTCgacttgtttttcatgtctgGAAGACGATGGAAGAGCATGGGCAGACCCCCGATGCGTTTGCATATAATGCTTTTATTGATGCTTTACTGCAGAAAGGTTTGGTTGATAAGGCACACAAATATGATGAAGAGATGTTAATGAAAGGGCTTTCAGCTAAGCCACGAGTTGAATTAGGAACAAAGCAAGAGAGTGAAGAGCTTG TTTGA